The proteins below are encoded in one region of Phalacrocorax aristotelis chromosome 13, bGulAri2.1, whole genome shotgun sequence:
- the CCM2L gene encoding cerebral cavernous malformations 2 protein-like isoform X1 — MDCEAKKGKKGFVSPIKRLVFPKAARRPVLRSSVYRRPLHSVPLYPPDYLIDPQILLHDYVEKEVKFLGHLTWVSASLNPSSRDEVLQLLDTARQLKELPLQTTPEQDSILSLSARCLLLTWRDNEELILRIPTHEIAAASYLRDDALHLLILKTGLGVDPVPAGTHPEVAPASVPEAFPAEKRPGGSWPEGGRLGGPMERRHTICSLDWRAARGGQEGRQGGSLERRRGGSWERRQRGRPSGSWERRQPCSGSWERRRAGTAGGSWERGTGFGSWERRHTGSNPLDPQETCPDAYSNLIILAVPNRDAAEESCALICQVFQIIYGDQSIECVDRAGYHYTSTPTRPWLSSRSESCRTDGTYGYDADYSCCSSFNSSHETFEAYYSGASSPSFHRSHHSLATACSGSDQSSAGLEQLQDYMVTLRNKLSPQEIQQFAVLLREYRLGTPVQEYCAELLRLYGDRRKFLLLGECLGSCCSHPVSLCHLSHVCASLGDGVLGVLCGGCVGTSLLAGDGMGDPPASSQWGWLVCPSAAHLGRVTPRLTVPMAGMRPFIPDQDIGYFETFLESIGIREGGILTDSFGRIKRSMSNTSASAVRSYDSWSLRSESESFNRMITDITHDIEALARDEEEEEEEEEDNYL; from the exons ATGGACTGCGAGGccaagaaggggaagaag GGCTTCGTGTCGCCCATCAAGCGGCTGGTTTTCCCTAAGGCGGCTCGGAGGCCAGTGCTCCGCAGCAGCGTCTACCGTCGGCCACTGCACTCGGTGCCCCTCTACCCCCCTGACTACCTGATCGACCCCCAGATCCTGTTGCATGACTATGTGGAGAAGGAGGTGAAG TTTTTAGGCCACCTGACATGGGTGTCAGCCTCCCTGAACCCCTCAAGCCGCGAtgaggtgctgcagctgctggacaCAGCTAGG cagctgaaggagctgcCGCTGCAGACAACACCGGAGCAGGACAGCATCCTCAGCCTCTCCGCCCGCTGCCTTCTGCTCACCTGGCGCGACAATGAGGAGCTGATCCTGCGCATCCCGACCCATGAGATTGCTGCGGCATCCTACCTGCGTGACGATGCCCTGCACCTCCTCATCCTCAAAACTG GTCTGGGAGTGGACCCAGTCCCCGCTGGCACGCACCCTGAGGTGGCCCCAGCCAGCGTGCCAGAGGCATTCCCGGCCGAGAAGAGGCCAGGGGGCTCGTGGCCTGAGGGAGGGCGACTGGGGGGCCCGATGGAGCGGCGGCACACCATCTGCAGCCTGGACTGGCGAGCAGCGCGGGGTGGGCAGGAGGGCCGGCAGGGCGGCAGCCTGGAACGGCGGCGGGGTGGCAGCTGGGAGCGGCGGCAGCGCGGTCGTCCCTCGGGCAGCTGGGAGCGGCGGCAGCCCTGCAGTGGCAGCTgggagcggcggcgggccggTACCGCCGGCGGCAGCTGGGAACGTGGCACTGGCTTCGGCAGCTGGGAGCGGCGTCACACTGGCAGCAACCCCCTGGATCCCCAGGAGACTTGCCCTGATGCCTACTCCAACCTTATCATCCTTGCTGTCCCCAACAGG GATGCCGCTGAGGAGTCCTGCGCGCTCATCTGCCAGGTATTCCAGATCATCTATGGGGACCAGAGCATCGAGTGCGTGGACCGTGCCGGGTACCACTACACCTCTACACCCACGCGGCCCTGGCTCTCCAGCAGGA GTGAGAGCTGCCGCACGGATGGGACGTATGGCTACGATGCCGActacagctgctgcagctcctt CAACAGCTCCCACGAGACCTTCGAAGCCTACTACAGTGGTGCCTCCTCGCCCTCCTTCCACCGGTCCCACCACAGCCTGGCCACCGCCTGCAGCGGCAGCGACCAGAGcagtgcagggctggagcagctgcaggactACATGGTGACG cTGCGCAACAAGCTGTCGCCACAGGAGATCCAGCAGTTTGCGGTCCTGCTCCGTGAGTACCGCCTGGGCACGCCGGTGCAGGAGTACTGCGCCGAGCTCCTGCGCCTCTATGGGGATCGCAGGAAATTCCTCCTCCTGGGTGAGTGTctgggctcctgctgcagccaccctgTGTCACTGTGTCACCTTAGTCATGTCTGTGCATCCCTTGGGGATGGGGTGCTGGGTGTGCTCTGCGGGGGGTGTGTTGGGACCTCGCTTCTTgcaggggatgggatgggagaCCCCCCTGCAAGCAGCCAGTGGGGCTGGCTGGTgtgccccagtgctgcccaccTGGGCAGGGTCACCCCGAGGCTCACAGTGCCCATGGCAGGAATGAGGCCCTTCATCCCCGACCAAGACATCGGGTACTTTGAGACCTTCCTGGAGAGCATTGGCATCCGGGAGGGCGGGATCCTCACCGATAGCTTCGGTCGCATCAAGCGCAGCATGAGCAACACATCAGCCTCGGCCGTCCGCAGCTATGACAGCTGGTCCCTGCGCTCTGAGTCTGAGTCCTTCAACCGCATGATCACAGACATCACCCATGACATTGAAGCACTGGCAcgggatgaggaagaggaggaggaggaggaagaggacaaCTACCTGTGA
- the CCM2L gene encoding cerebral cavernous malformations 2 protein-like isoform X3 codes for MDCEAKKGKKGFVSPIKRLVFPKAARRPVLRSSVYRRPLHSVPLYPPDYLIDPQILLHDYVEKEVKFLGHLTWVSASLNPSSRDEVLQLLDTARQLKELPLQTTPEQDSILSLSARCLLLTWRDNEELILRIPTHEIAAASYLRDDALHLLILKTGLGVDPVPAGTHPEVAPASVPEAFPAEKRPGGSWPEGGRLGGPMERRHTICSLDWRAARGGQEGRQGGSLERRRGGSWERRQRGRPSGSWERRQPCSGSWERRRAGTAGGSWERGTGFGSWERRHTGSNPLDPQETCPDAYSNLIILAVPNRDAAEESCALICQVFQIIYGDQSIECVDRAGYHYTSTPTRPWLSSRSESCRTDGTYGYDADYSCCSSFNSSHETFEAYYSGASSPSFHRSHHSLATACSGSDQSSAGLEQLQDYMVTLRNKLSPQEIQQFAVLLREYRLGTPVQEYCAELLRLYGDRRKFLLLGMRPFIPDQDIGYFETFLESIGIREGGILTDSFGRIKRSMSNTSASAVRSYDSWSLRSESESFNRMITDITHDIEALARDEEEEEEEEEDNYL; via the exons ATGGACTGCGAGGccaagaaggggaagaag GGCTTCGTGTCGCCCATCAAGCGGCTGGTTTTCCCTAAGGCGGCTCGGAGGCCAGTGCTCCGCAGCAGCGTCTACCGTCGGCCACTGCACTCGGTGCCCCTCTACCCCCCTGACTACCTGATCGACCCCCAGATCCTGTTGCATGACTATGTGGAGAAGGAGGTGAAG TTTTTAGGCCACCTGACATGGGTGTCAGCCTCCCTGAACCCCTCAAGCCGCGAtgaggtgctgcagctgctggacaCAGCTAGG cagctgaaggagctgcCGCTGCAGACAACACCGGAGCAGGACAGCATCCTCAGCCTCTCCGCCCGCTGCCTTCTGCTCACCTGGCGCGACAATGAGGAGCTGATCCTGCGCATCCCGACCCATGAGATTGCTGCGGCATCCTACCTGCGTGACGATGCCCTGCACCTCCTCATCCTCAAAACTG GTCTGGGAGTGGACCCAGTCCCCGCTGGCACGCACCCTGAGGTGGCCCCAGCCAGCGTGCCAGAGGCATTCCCGGCCGAGAAGAGGCCAGGGGGCTCGTGGCCTGAGGGAGGGCGACTGGGGGGCCCGATGGAGCGGCGGCACACCATCTGCAGCCTGGACTGGCGAGCAGCGCGGGGTGGGCAGGAGGGCCGGCAGGGCGGCAGCCTGGAACGGCGGCGGGGTGGCAGCTGGGAGCGGCGGCAGCGCGGTCGTCCCTCGGGCAGCTGGGAGCGGCGGCAGCCCTGCAGTGGCAGCTgggagcggcggcgggccggTACCGCCGGCGGCAGCTGGGAACGTGGCACTGGCTTCGGCAGCTGGGAGCGGCGTCACACTGGCAGCAACCCCCTGGATCCCCAGGAGACTTGCCCTGATGCCTACTCCAACCTTATCATCCTTGCTGTCCCCAACAGG GATGCCGCTGAGGAGTCCTGCGCGCTCATCTGCCAGGTATTCCAGATCATCTATGGGGACCAGAGCATCGAGTGCGTGGACCGTGCCGGGTACCACTACACCTCTACACCCACGCGGCCCTGGCTCTCCAGCAGGA GTGAGAGCTGCCGCACGGATGGGACGTATGGCTACGATGCCGActacagctgctgcagctcctt CAACAGCTCCCACGAGACCTTCGAAGCCTACTACAGTGGTGCCTCCTCGCCCTCCTTCCACCGGTCCCACCACAGCCTGGCCACCGCCTGCAGCGGCAGCGACCAGAGcagtgcagggctggagcagctgcaggactACATGGTGACG cTGCGCAACAAGCTGTCGCCACAGGAGATCCAGCAGTTTGCGGTCCTGCTCCGTGAGTACCGCCTGGGCACGCCGGTGCAGGAGTACTGCGCCGAGCTCCTGCGCCTCTATGGGGATCGCAGGAAATTCCTCCTCCTGG GAATGAGGCCCTTCATCCCCGACCAAGACATCGGGTACTTTGAGACCTTCCTGGAGAGCATTGGCATCCGGGAGGGCGGGATCCTCACCGATAGCTTCGGTCGCATCAAGCGCAGCATGAGCAACACATCAGCCTCGGCCGTCCGCAGCTATGACAGCTGGTCCCTGCGCTCTGAGTCTGAGTCCTTCAACCGCATGATCACAGACATCACCCATGACATTGAAGCACTGGCAcgggatgaggaagaggaggaggaggaggaagaggacaaCTACCTGTGA
- the HCK gene encoding tyrosine-protein kinase HCK isoform X1 — protein sequence MGCVKSKEAGVQEEVIKTDTNPSPSLQQGHYVRDPTTTNRRNDNVPDVAVPLPEDGSGDDVVLALYDYEALHTGDLSFQKGERLRVLEESGEWWQARSLATGCEGFIPSNYVARANSLETEEWFFKGISRKDAERQLLGPGNVIGSFMIRDSETTKGCYSLSVRDRDDLQGSSVKHYKIRMLDSGGFYISPRSSFDTLQELVQYYKGKSDGLCQKLTYPCCVPKPQKPWEKDAWEIPRESLRLEKKLGAGQFGEVWMATYNKHTKVAVKTMKPGSMSVDAFLEEANLMKTLQHDKLVKLHAVVTKEEPIYIITEFMEKGSLLDFLKSDEGNKQPLPKLIDFSAQIAEGMAFIEKRNYIHRDLRAANILVSATLVCKIADFGLARVIEDNEYMAREGAKFPIKWTAPEAINYGSFTIKSDVWSFGILLTEIITYGRIPYPGMSSVEVIRALEHGYRMPRTENCPEDLYDIMMRCWKTKPEDRPTFEYTQSVLEDFFTATESQYQQQP from the exons ATGGGTTGCGTGAAGTCGAAGGAAGCTGGTGTCCAAGAGGAGGTGATAAAAACTGACAccaaccccagccccagcctccagcAGGGCCATTACGTGAGGGACCCCACGACCACCAACAGGAGG AACGATAATGTCCCTGATGTGGCCGTGCCCCTGCCCGAGGATG GCTCAGGAGATGATGTGGTGCTGGCGCTCTACGACTACGAGGCGTTGCACACTGGGGACTTGAGCTTCCAGAAAGGGGAGCGGCTGAGGGTGCTGGAGGA GTCAGGGGAGTGGTGGCAAGCACGGTCACTGGCAACTGGGTGCGAAGGCTTCATCCCCAGCAACTATGTTGCCCGAGCCAACTCACTGGAGACAGAGGA GTGGTTTTTCAAGGGCATCAGCCGGAAGGATGCTGAGCGGCAGCTCCTTGGCCCCGGGAACGTGATTGGGTCCTTCATGATACGGGACAGCGAGACGACGAAAG GCTGCTACTCACTATCAGTGCGGGACAGGGACGACCTGCAGGGCAGCAGCGTGAAGCATTACAAGATCCGGATGCTGGATAGTGGTGGCTTCTACATCTCCCCACGCAGCAGCTTTGATACGCTACAGGAGCTGGTCCAGTACTACAAGG GGAAGAGCGACGGGCTGTGCCAGAAGCTCACCTACCCCTGCTGCGTGCCGAAACCACAGAAGCCCTGGGAGAAAGATGCCTGGGAGATCCCTCGGGAGTCACTGAGGCTGGAGAAGaagctgggagctgggcagtTTGGAGAAGTGTGGATGG CTACCTATAACAAGCACACCAAGGTGGCAGTGAAGACGATGAAGCCGGGCAGCATGTCCGTGGATGCCTTCCTGGAGGAGGCGAACCTGATGAAGACACTGCAGCATGACAAGCTGGTGAAGCTGCATGCAGTTGTCACCAAGGAGGAGCCCATCTACATCATCACTGAATTCATGGAGAAAG GGAGCTTGCTGGATTTCCTGAAGAGCGATGAGGGGAACAAGCAGCCGCTCCCAAAGCTGATTGACTTCTCTGCCCAG ATTGCAGAAGGAATGGCTTTTATTGAGAAGAGGAACTACATCCACAGAGACCTGAGAGCTGCCAATATTCTTGTGTCGGCAACACTGGTGTGCAAGATTGCAGACTTTGGACTGGCCAGAGTCATTGAAGACAATGAATACATGGCCCGggaag GTGCCAAGTTTCCCATCAAATGGACTGCACCAGAAGCCATCAACTACGGATCTTTCACTATAAAATCAGATGTCTGGTCCTTTGGGATCCTCCTGACTGAGATCATTACCTATGGGCGCATCCCATACCCAG GGATGTCGAGTGTGGAGGTGATCAGGGCCCTGGAGCATGGGTACCGGATGCCCCGCACAGAGAACTGCCCTGAGGATCTGTACGACATTATGATGAGATGCTGGAAGACCAAACCAGAGGATCGTCCCACCTTTGAGTACACACAGAGTGTTTTGGAGGATTTCTTTACTGCAACAGAGAGCCAGTATCAGCAGCAGCCATAA
- the CCM2L gene encoding cerebral cavernous malformations 2 protein-like isoform X4 yields the protein MDCEAKKGKKGFVSPIKRLVFPKAARRPVLRSSVYRRPLHSVPLYPPDYLIDPQILLHDYVEKEVKFLGHLTWVSASLNPSSRDEVLQLLDTARQLKELPLQTTPEQDSILSLSARCLLLTWRDNEELILRIPTHEIAAASYLRDDALHLLILKTGLGVDPVPAGTHPEVAPASVPEAFPAEKRPGGSWPEGGRLGGPMERRHTICSLDWRAARGGQEGRQGGSLERRRGGSWERRQRGRPSGSWERRQPCSGSWERRRAGTAGGSWERGTGFGSWERRHTGSNPLDPQETCPDAYSNLIILAVPNRDAAEESCALICQVFQIIYGDQSIECVDRAGYHYTSTPTRPWLSSRSESCRTDGTYGYDADYSCCSSFNSSHETFEAYYSGASSPSFHRSHHSLATACSGSDQSSAGLEQLQDYMVTLRNKLSPQEIQQFAVLLREYRLGTPVQEYCAELLRLYGDRRKFLLLDITHDIEALARDEEEEEEEEEDNYL from the exons ATGGACTGCGAGGccaagaaggggaagaag GGCTTCGTGTCGCCCATCAAGCGGCTGGTTTTCCCTAAGGCGGCTCGGAGGCCAGTGCTCCGCAGCAGCGTCTACCGTCGGCCACTGCACTCGGTGCCCCTCTACCCCCCTGACTACCTGATCGACCCCCAGATCCTGTTGCATGACTATGTGGAGAAGGAGGTGAAG TTTTTAGGCCACCTGACATGGGTGTCAGCCTCCCTGAACCCCTCAAGCCGCGAtgaggtgctgcagctgctggacaCAGCTAGG cagctgaaggagctgcCGCTGCAGACAACACCGGAGCAGGACAGCATCCTCAGCCTCTCCGCCCGCTGCCTTCTGCTCACCTGGCGCGACAATGAGGAGCTGATCCTGCGCATCCCGACCCATGAGATTGCTGCGGCATCCTACCTGCGTGACGATGCCCTGCACCTCCTCATCCTCAAAACTG GTCTGGGAGTGGACCCAGTCCCCGCTGGCACGCACCCTGAGGTGGCCCCAGCCAGCGTGCCAGAGGCATTCCCGGCCGAGAAGAGGCCAGGGGGCTCGTGGCCTGAGGGAGGGCGACTGGGGGGCCCGATGGAGCGGCGGCACACCATCTGCAGCCTGGACTGGCGAGCAGCGCGGGGTGGGCAGGAGGGCCGGCAGGGCGGCAGCCTGGAACGGCGGCGGGGTGGCAGCTGGGAGCGGCGGCAGCGCGGTCGTCCCTCGGGCAGCTGGGAGCGGCGGCAGCCCTGCAGTGGCAGCTgggagcggcggcgggccggTACCGCCGGCGGCAGCTGGGAACGTGGCACTGGCTTCGGCAGCTGGGAGCGGCGTCACACTGGCAGCAACCCCCTGGATCCCCAGGAGACTTGCCCTGATGCCTACTCCAACCTTATCATCCTTGCTGTCCCCAACAGG GATGCCGCTGAGGAGTCCTGCGCGCTCATCTGCCAGGTATTCCAGATCATCTATGGGGACCAGAGCATCGAGTGCGTGGACCGTGCCGGGTACCACTACACCTCTACACCCACGCGGCCCTGGCTCTCCAGCAGGA GTGAGAGCTGCCGCACGGATGGGACGTATGGCTACGATGCCGActacagctgctgcagctcctt CAACAGCTCCCACGAGACCTTCGAAGCCTACTACAGTGGTGCCTCCTCGCCCTCCTTCCACCGGTCCCACCACAGCCTGGCCACCGCCTGCAGCGGCAGCGACCAGAGcagtgcagggctggagcagctgcaggactACATGGTGACG cTGCGCAACAAGCTGTCGCCACAGGAGATCCAGCAGTTTGCGGTCCTGCTCCGTGAGTACCGCCTGGGCACGCCGGTGCAGGAGTACTGCGCCGAGCTCCTGCGCCTCTATGGGGATCGCAGGAAATTCCTCCTCCTGG ACATCACCCATGACATTGAAGCACTGGCAcgggatgaggaagaggaggaggaggaggaagaggacaaCTACCTGTGA
- the CCM2L gene encoding cerebral cavernous malformations 2 protein-like isoform X2 — MDCEAKKGKKGFVSPIKRLVFPKAARRPVLRSSVYRRPLHSVPLYPPDYLIDPQILLHDYVEKEVKFLGHLTWVSASLNPSSRDEVLQLLDTARLKELPLQTTPEQDSILSLSARCLLLTWRDNEELILRIPTHEIAAASYLRDDALHLLILKTGLGVDPVPAGTHPEVAPASVPEAFPAEKRPGGSWPEGGRLGGPMERRHTICSLDWRAARGGQEGRQGGSLERRRGGSWERRQRGRPSGSWERRQPCSGSWERRRAGTAGGSWERGTGFGSWERRHTGSNPLDPQETCPDAYSNLIILAVPNRDAAEESCALICQVFQIIYGDQSIECVDRAGYHYTSTPTRPWLSSRSESCRTDGTYGYDADYSCCSSFNSSHETFEAYYSGASSPSFHRSHHSLATACSGSDQSSAGLEQLQDYMVTLRNKLSPQEIQQFAVLLREYRLGTPVQEYCAELLRLYGDRRKFLLLGECLGSCCSHPVSLCHLSHVCASLGDGVLGVLCGGCVGTSLLAGDGMGDPPASSQWGWLVCPSAAHLGRVTPRLTVPMAGMRPFIPDQDIGYFETFLESIGIREGGILTDSFGRIKRSMSNTSASAVRSYDSWSLRSESESFNRMITDITHDIEALARDEEEEEEEEEDNYL, encoded by the exons ATGGACTGCGAGGccaagaaggggaagaag GGCTTCGTGTCGCCCATCAAGCGGCTGGTTTTCCCTAAGGCGGCTCGGAGGCCAGTGCTCCGCAGCAGCGTCTACCGTCGGCCACTGCACTCGGTGCCCCTCTACCCCCCTGACTACCTGATCGACCCCCAGATCCTGTTGCATGACTATGTGGAGAAGGAGGTGAAG TTTTTAGGCCACCTGACATGGGTGTCAGCCTCCCTGAACCCCTCAAGCCGCGAtgaggtgctgcagctgctggacaCAGCTAGG ctgaaggagctgcCGCTGCAGACAACACCGGAGCAGGACAGCATCCTCAGCCTCTCCGCCCGCTGCCTTCTGCTCACCTGGCGCGACAATGAGGAGCTGATCCTGCGCATCCCGACCCATGAGATTGCTGCGGCATCCTACCTGCGTGACGATGCCCTGCACCTCCTCATCCTCAAAACTG GTCTGGGAGTGGACCCAGTCCCCGCTGGCACGCACCCTGAGGTGGCCCCAGCCAGCGTGCCAGAGGCATTCCCGGCCGAGAAGAGGCCAGGGGGCTCGTGGCCTGAGGGAGGGCGACTGGGGGGCCCGATGGAGCGGCGGCACACCATCTGCAGCCTGGACTGGCGAGCAGCGCGGGGTGGGCAGGAGGGCCGGCAGGGCGGCAGCCTGGAACGGCGGCGGGGTGGCAGCTGGGAGCGGCGGCAGCGCGGTCGTCCCTCGGGCAGCTGGGAGCGGCGGCAGCCCTGCAGTGGCAGCTgggagcggcggcgggccggTACCGCCGGCGGCAGCTGGGAACGTGGCACTGGCTTCGGCAGCTGGGAGCGGCGTCACACTGGCAGCAACCCCCTGGATCCCCAGGAGACTTGCCCTGATGCCTACTCCAACCTTATCATCCTTGCTGTCCCCAACAGG GATGCCGCTGAGGAGTCCTGCGCGCTCATCTGCCAGGTATTCCAGATCATCTATGGGGACCAGAGCATCGAGTGCGTGGACCGTGCCGGGTACCACTACACCTCTACACCCACGCGGCCCTGGCTCTCCAGCAGGA GTGAGAGCTGCCGCACGGATGGGACGTATGGCTACGATGCCGActacagctgctgcagctcctt CAACAGCTCCCACGAGACCTTCGAAGCCTACTACAGTGGTGCCTCCTCGCCCTCCTTCCACCGGTCCCACCACAGCCTGGCCACCGCCTGCAGCGGCAGCGACCAGAGcagtgcagggctggagcagctgcaggactACATGGTGACG cTGCGCAACAAGCTGTCGCCACAGGAGATCCAGCAGTTTGCGGTCCTGCTCCGTGAGTACCGCCTGGGCACGCCGGTGCAGGAGTACTGCGCCGAGCTCCTGCGCCTCTATGGGGATCGCAGGAAATTCCTCCTCCTGGGTGAGTGTctgggctcctgctgcagccaccctgTGTCACTGTGTCACCTTAGTCATGTCTGTGCATCCCTTGGGGATGGGGTGCTGGGTGTGCTCTGCGGGGGGTGTGTTGGGACCTCGCTTCTTgcaggggatgggatgggagaCCCCCCTGCAAGCAGCCAGTGGGGCTGGCTGGTgtgccccagtgctgcccaccTGGGCAGGGTCACCCCGAGGCTCACAGTGCCCATGGCAGGAATGAGGCCCTTCATCCCCGACCAAGACATCGGGTACTTTGAGACCTTCCTGGAGAGCATTGGCATCCGGGAGGGCGGGATCCTCACCGATAGCTTCGGTCGCATCAAGCGCAGCATGAGCAACACATCAGCCTCGGCCGTCCGCAGCTATGACAGCTGGTCCCTGCGCTCTGAGTCTGAGTCCTTCAACCGCATGATCACAGACATCACCCATGACATTGAAGCACTGGCAcgggatgaggaagaggaggaggaggaggaagaggacaaCTACCTGTGA
- the HCK gene encoding tyrosine-protein kinase HCK isoform X2, which yields MGCVKSKEAGVQEEVIKTDTNPSPSLQQGHYVRDPTTTNRRNDNVPDVAVPLPEDGSGDDVVLALYDYEALHTGDLSFQKGERLRVLEESGEWWQARSLATGCEGFIPSNYVARANSLETEEWFFKGISRKDAERQLLGPGNVIGSFMIRDSETTKGCYSLSVRDRDDLQGSSVKHYKIRMLDSGGFYISPRSSFDTLQELVQYYKGKSDGLCQKLTYPCCVPKPQKPWEKDAWEIPRESLRLEKKLGAGQFGEVWMATYNKHTKVAVKTMKPGSMSVDAFLEEANLMKTLQHDKLVKLHAVVTKEEPIYIITEFMEKGSLLDFLKSDEGNKQPLPKLIDFSAQIAEGMAFIEKRNYIHRDLRAANILVSATLVCKIADFGLARVIEDNEYMAREGAKFPIKWTAPEAINYGSFTIKSDVWSFGILLTEIITYGRIPYPGTLSKGWAILGLRVFCLLKKSVTHHEMVTCPALFLQGCRVWR from the exons ATGGGTTGCGTGAAGTCGAAGGAAGCTGGTGTCCAAGAGGAGGTGATAAAAACTGACAccaaccccagccccagcctccagcAGGGCCATTACGTGAGGGACCCCACGACCACCAACAGGAGG AACGATAATGTCCCTGATGTGGCCGTGCCCCTGCCCGAGGATG GCTCAGGAGATGATGTGGTGCTGGCGCTCTACGACTACGAGGCGTTGCACACTGGGGACTTGAGCTTCCAGAAAGGGGAGCGGCTGAGGGTGCTGGAGGA GTCAGGGGAGTGGTGGCAAGCACGGTCACTGGCAACTGGGTGCGAAGGCTTCATCCCCAGCAACTATGTTGCCCGAGCCAACTCACTGGAGACAGAGGA GTGGTTTTTCAAGGGCATCAGCCGGAAGGATGCTGAGCGGCAGCTCCTTGGCCCCGGGAACGTGATTGGGTCCTTCATGATACGGGACAGCGAGACGACGAAAG GCTGCTACTCACTATCAGTGCGGGACAGGGACGACCTGCAGGGCAGCAGCGTGAAGCATTACAAGATCCGGATGCTGGATAGTGGTGGCTTCTACATCTCCCCACGCAGCAGCTTTGATACGCTACAGGAGCTGGTCCAGTACTACAAGG GGAAGAGCGACGGGCTGTGCCAGAAGCTCACCTACCCCTGCTGCGTGCCGAAACCACAGAAGCCCTGGGAGAAAGATGCCTGGGAGATCCCTCGGGAGTCACTGAGGCTGGAGAAGaagctgggagctgggcagtTTGGAGAAGTGTGGATGG CTACCTATAACAAGCACACCAAGGTGGCAGTGAAGACGATGAAGCCGGGCAGCATGTCCGTGGATGCCTTCCTGGAGGAGGCGAACCTGATGAAGACACTGCAGCATGACAAGCTGGTGAAGCTGCATGCAGTTGTCACCAAGGAGGAGCCCATCTACATCATCACTGAATTCATGGAGAAAG GGAGCTTGCTGGATTTCCTGAAGAGCGATGAGGGGAACAAGCAGCCGCTCCCAAAGCTGATTGACTTCTCTGCCCAG ATTGCAGAAGGAATGGCTTTTATTGAGAAGAGGAACTACATCCACAGAGACCTGAGAGCTGCCAATATTCTTGTGTCGGCAACACTGGTGTGCAAGATTGCAGACTTTGGACTGGCCAGAGTCATTGAAGACAATGAATACATGGCCCGggaag GTGCCAAGTTTCCCATCAAATGGACTGCACCAGAAGCCATCAACTACGGATCTTTCACTATAAAATCAGATGTCTGGTCCTTTGGGATCCTCCTGACTGAGATCATTACCTATGGGCGCATCCCATACCCAG GGACATTGTCCAAAGGATGGGCAATTTTGGGTTTGCgtgttttttgccttttaaagaaatcagtGACACACCATGAAATGGTCACCTGTCCTGCCCTGTTTCTCCAGGGATGTCGAGTGTGGAGGTGA